In a genomic window of Leptospira bandrabouensis:
- a CDS encoding exodeoxyribonuclease VII small subunit, translating into MAEKKTVSFEEALRELEDIAEKLERGTLSLEDSITAYERGMELKKVCSERLVDAEAKIEFLSKAPSGETVKATVKKKKDETPSKPVEEDLF; encoded by the coding sequence ATGGCAGAGAAAAAAACAGTTAGCTTTGAAGAAGCACTTCGCGAATTAGAAGACATTGCTGAAAAATTAGAAAGAGGAACTCTTTCGTTAGAAGATTCTATCACCGCATACGAACGTGGGATGGAATTAAAGAAAGTATGTTCCGAAAGACTTGTAGATGCGGAAGCTAAAATTGAATTTTTATCAAAAGCACCAAGTGGTGAAACTGTAAAAGCCACTGTCAAAAAAAAGAAGGATGAAACACCTTCAAAACCCGTGGAAGAAGATCTATTTTAA
- a CDS encoding sodium:solute symporter family protein — protein sequence MSFQAVFIVGYLFITIAIGVYAAKKVKNSKDFILAGRSLPLPISTAALFATWFGSETILGSSVEFAKGGFLSVIQDPFGGALCLFLLGLIFAKYLYRMQILTFGDFYRNRYGKKMEFIAGICLIFSYFGWVAAQFVALGIMVQILFGINQFTAIVIGALLVVFYTYLGGMWSVSLTDFFQSISIVVGLVIVLFELNEVKPIWTSIQEKPDVFFRFFPESNFHAWTLYLSAWMVVGFGSLPQQDIFQRVMSAKSEKVAIKASYLSSIFYLLFALIPLFLGLHAKSLLPDFDLNSETGQLLIPTMISKFSSPWIQVLFFSALISAILSTASGAILAPSSILSENILKYAFTDMDDKKLLLLSRTSVLIIAGISFLLAVGKPSIYALVEDSGGISLVTLFIPMVFGLMSQKADERSALFSLFVGIVTWLFLEIYGDDMTSHFYGTIASLLAILVGMYFFPKKGQSLEAK from the coding sequence ATGAGTTTCCAAGCAGTATTCATTGTTGGTTACTTATTCATAACCATTGCCATTGGCGTTTATGCGGCCAAAAAAGTTAAGAATTCAAAAGACTTTATTTTAGCAGGAAGAAGCCTTCCTCTCCCAATTTCTACAGCAGCTCTATTTGCAACTTGGTTTGGAAGTGAAACCATTCTTGGTTCGTCTGTCGAATTTGCCAAAGGTGGATTTTTATCTGTCATCCAAGATCCGTTTGGTGGAGCCCTTTGTCTTTTTTTATTAGGACTTATCTTTGCTAAGTATCTTTACCGAATGCAAATTCTTACCTTTGGTGACTTCTATAGAAACCGTTATGGAAAAAAGATGGAGTTTATTGCCGGGATTTGCCTGATTTTCTCTTATTTTGGATGGGTGGCTGCACAATTTGTGGCCCTTGGCATTATGGTTCAAATTCTTTTTGGAATCAACCAATTTACAGCAATAGTCATCGGAGCCTTGCTTGTTGTATTTTATACTTATTTAGGGGGAATGTGGTCTGTATCTTTAACCGATTTTTTTCAATCTATCTCCATTGTTGTTGGACTTGTTATCGTATTATTTGAGTTAAATGAAGTAAAACCCATCTGGACCTCCATCCAAGAAAAACCGGATGTTTTTTTTCGTTTTTTTCCTGAATCCAATTTTCATGCTTGGACATTGTATTTATCGGCTTGGATGGTAGTAGGATTTGGTTCTTTACCCCAACAGGATATTTTCCAAAGAGTGATGTCCGCTAAATCAGAAAAAGTAGCCATCAAAGCTTCCTACCTTTCTTCGATTTTCTATTTACTCTTTGCTCTCATCCCACTCTTTTTAGGACTCCATGCCAAAAGTTTACTTCCTGATTTTGATTTAAATTCGGAAACAGGACAACTTCTGATTCCTACTATGATCTCTAAGTTTTCCAGTCCTTGGATCCAAGTATTATTTTTTTCTGCATTGATATCAGCAATTCTTTCCACAGCTTCTGGTGCAATCCTTGCTCCATCTTCCATATTATCTGAGAATATTCTAAAATACGCATTTACGGATATGGATGATAAAAAGCTCCTACTACTTTCTAGGACTTCGGTTCTTATCATTGCAGGGATTTCTTTTTTGTTAGCAGTGGGAAAACCTTCTATTTATGCATTGGTAGAAGATTCTGGGGGAATTTCTCTTGTGACTTTATTTATCCCGATGGTATTTGGGTTAATGAGTCAAAAGGCAGACGAAAGGTCTGCTCTCTTTTCTCTTTTCGTGGGAATTGTCACCTGGCTATTTTTGGAAATTTATGGTGACGATATGACAAGTCACTTCTATGGAACCATTGCTAGTCTACTTGCCATCTTAGTGGGAATGTATTTTTTTCCTAAGAAAGGGCAATCCTTAGAAGCCAAGTAA
- a CDS encoding D-alanine--D-alanine ligase: MIQTKIALLFGGISGEHIISIRSSYFIFNTIDRDKYQVCPVYIDQSGKFWIPTVKDPVYPDPTGKTESDFLKEFSSQNQITKPSTGAGLLEHGFLAAFLGLHGGAGEDGRIQGFLDVLEIPHTGSGVLASALAMDKYRANLLFQTIGIPVAPFVDLEKGKTDARKTVLNLPFDFPVFIKPTLGGSSVNTGMAKTPEEAMVLVDKIFVTEDRVLIQKLISGTEVSIGVLEKKEGDKRIPFALVPTEIRPKSEFFDFEAKYTKGGSEEITPAPVGEEITKKLQEYTLLCHEILGCKGYSRTDFIISNGVPYVLETNTLPGMTGTSLIPQQAKALGIDMKEVFTWLLRIALS; encoded by the coding sequence ATGATCCAAACCAAAATCGCACTACTTTTCGGAGGTATCTCCGGAGAACATATCATTTCCATTCGTTCTTCTTATTTCATTTTCAATACCATAGATCGGGACAAATACCAAGTTTGTCCGGTTTATATTGACCAATCGGGAAAATTTTGGATTCCCACAGTAAAAGATCCCGTGTATCCAGATCCTACAGGAAAAACAGAATCAGATTTTTTGAAGGAATTTTCTTCACAAAACCAAATTACAAAGCCATCAACGGGAGCAGGTTTACTCGAACATGGATTTTTGGCCGCCTTTTTGGGGTTACACGGTGGTGCCGGAGAGGACGGACGAATCCAAGGATTCCTCGATGTATTAGAAATTCCTCATACCGGGTCGGGAGTTTTGGCTTCGGCTCTTGCCATGGATAAATACCGCGCCAATCTTTTATTCCAAACGATAGGAATTCCTGTTGCTCCTTTTGTGGATTTAGAAAAAGGAAAAACCGATGCTAGAAAAACGGTTTTAAACCTTCCTTTTGATTTTCCAGTGTTCATTAAGCCAACGTTAGGTGGGTCAAGTGTAAATACTGGAATGGCAAAAACTCCTGAGGAAGCAATGGTTCTTGTGGATAAAATTTTTGTGACAGAGGACCGAGTTTTAATCCAAAAACTCATATCGGGAACGGAAGTTTCGATTGGGGTATTGGAAAAAAAAGAAGGTGATAAAAGAATTCCTTTTGCATTAGTGCCGACTGAGATTCGACCAAAATCAGAATTTTTTGATTTTGAAGCTAAGTATACCAAAGGGGGAAGTGAGGAAATCACTCCGGCCCCTGTTGGCGAAGAAATCACAAAAAAACTACAAGAGTATACTTTGTTATGTCATGAAATTTTGGGGTGTAAAGGATACTCAAGAACTGATTTTATCATTAGTAATGGAGTTCCCTATGTATTGGAAACAAATACACTTCCTGGAATGACGGGAACCAGTCTCATTCCCCAACAAGCAAAAGCCCTTGGGATTGATATGAAAGAGGTTTTTACTTGGCTTCTAAGGATTGCCCTTTCTTAG